In the Xiamenia xianingshaonis genome, one interval contains:
- a CDS encoding serine hydrolase translates to MTSLALSSREGAHLSPKAAAHAATCAAPTAATRLSLEPGAAGTGHPAAESAALPSSARSLAALFLACVVALTLAFCCSAAAAPAAYAADSPAQGWVKQGGDWQYRVNAKPLHDQWKRIDGTWYYFKSNAAMARGWQLVGDDWYHFTSDGAMQTGWLKKGGHWYYLTPSGAMKTGWLKDGGVWYYLKESGKMATGWVQVGDDWYHCAGDGAMQTGWLKKGGRWYFLTPSGAMKTGWLKNGGWWYYLKESGAMQVGWAEIDGEQYRFNDHGQYMPTLGLNKLKKAVGSVPNQWYATVQGAPLSTKTIDKLNNDMLRFWNHGHDVGFVLVDAMTGATISGNPYRNFQAASTIKGPYCCAVTYSYPNKAWKNRKPISDAVIWSINEQYQAVRNTFGGSPMKTYMKQAGVNHFSPNSVWVSRMRPVDLAKLWVRNYEFFGEREKGASWLQKYFLQSNYTFLRENLSSRHPVFSKPGWIGGVSHNDAGIIMADDHPYVVAIMSSCDPYACNCLGKLARDLDSAHSEMVRNL, encoded by the coding sequence ATGACGAGTCTTGCCCTCTCAAGCCGCGAAGGCGCGCACCTTTCGCCTAAAGCGGCCGCCCACGCCGCGACCTGTGCCGCCCCGACCGCCGCAACGCGCCTTTCGCTCGAACCGGGCGCAGCCGGAACGGGCCACCCTGCCGCCGAATCCGCAGCCCTGCCTTCGTCCGCGCGAAGCCTCGCAGCGCTGTTTTTGGCCTGCGTCGTAGCGCTGACCTTGGCGTTTTGCTGTTCTGCGGCGGCGGCTCCAGCTGCTTACGCCGCCGATTCGCCCGCCCAGGGCTGGGTCAAGCAAGGAGGCGACTGGCAGTACCGGGTCAATGCGAAGCCGCTGCACGACCAATGGAAGCGCATCGACGGCACGTGGTACTACTTCAAGTCGAATGCCGCCATGGCCCGCGGCTGGCAGCTGGTAGGCGACGACTGGTACCACTTCACGTCGGACGGCGCCATGCAGACCGGCTGGCTGAAGAAGGGCGGGCACTGGTACTACCTGACGCCCTCGGGCGCCATGAAGACCGGGTGGCTGAAAGACGGCGGCGTCTGGTACTACCTGAAGGAGAGCGGCAAGATGGCCACCGGCTGGGTGCAGGTCGGTGACGACTGGTACCACTGCGCCGGCGACGGCGCCATGCAGACCGGCTGGCTGAAGAAAGGCGGCCGCTGGTATTTCCTGACGCCCTCGGGCGCCATGAAGACGGGCTGGTTGAAGAACGGCGGCTGGTGGTACTACCTGAAGGAGAGCGGCGCCATGCAGGTCGGCTGGGCCGAAATCGACGGCGAGCAGTATCGGTTCAACGATCACGGGCAGTACATGCCCACGCTGGGACTCAACAAGCTGAAGAAGGCCGTCGGCAGCGTGCCGAACCAGTGGTATGCAACCGTGCAAGGCGCCCCGCTTTCGACCAAGACGATCGACAAGCTCAACAACGACATGCTGCGGTTCTGGAACCACGGCCATGACGTGGGATTCGTGCTGGTCGACGCCATGACCGGCGCCACCATCTCGGGCAACCCGTACCGCAACTTCCAAGCCGCCAGCACCATCAAAGGCCCGTATTGCTGCGCGGTCACGTATTCGTACCCGAACAAGGCGTGGAAAAACCGCAAACCTATTTCCGACGCCGTCATCTGGTCCATCAACGAACAGTACCAGGCCGTGCGCAACACGTTCGGCGGCTCTCCGATGAAGACGTACATGAAGCAGGCCGGCGTCAACCACTTCTCGCCCAACAGCGTGTGGGTGTCTCGCATGCGTCCGGTTGACCTGGCGAAACTGTGGGTGCGCAACTACGAGTTCTTCGGCGAGCGCGAAAAAGGCGCTTCGTGGCTGCAGAAGTACTTCCTGCAGTCGAACTACACGTTTTTGCGCGAGAACCTGTCAAGCCGCCATCCGGTGTTCTCCAAGCCCGGCTGGATCGGGGGCGTCAGCCACAACGACGCAGGCATCATCATGGCCGACGACCACCCCTACGTCGTGGCGATCATGTCGAGCTGCGACCCGTATGCCTGCAACTGCCTGGGCAAACTGGCACGCGACCTGGATTCGGCACACAGCGAAATGGTCCGCAACCTGTAA
- a CDS encoding glucose-6-phosphate isomerase: MSNTVETLVSQRVASRVRAKDATLYAFSEEAQACAENFMGWTTLASEPPCPVASIQAFADEAVEQGIRHVILVSQGGSFQAPATISAFNQIGVGCDNRVAFHTLDSDSPVCVRELFASIDPATTLAIIASKSGGTIEPRLLFGVVRRHLEEALGAEATLSRLVAITDPGSALEAQATSEGWRAIFSGEPTVGGRYSALSVFGLVTAALIGIDVQRFVDRAAEAERRCAEDSADNPALDLAAFLYDAYVDGRDKLLYLAPPEGRMLCPWIEQLVAESVGKHGQGILPMIESDPLLLSCDRGDSTVVVYDAPTTFEDDRADFQEGLSCIDGAVPRRDYRFESVYDLAEQFIMWEYAVAMTGHLMQVCPFDQPDVALAKALVLDVLRDGAPEAAYTEPAFDGARPGVIEMRQSPQFADCTSVRDSLVALLSSAEPGDYVAIDAFLPFVGEDRLNAMEKMRHDIAEVLGVASCVEIGPRYLHSTGQLQKGGKNNGVVLVLSADETNDIALPAEADSLGVLAKSQATGDFLALQDRGRRVVHLHLPDNASVTLRMLAQLVCTAVAAASIGRELGVTE; this comes from the coding sequence ATGTCCAACACAGTCGAGACCCTCGTGAGCCAACGCGTTGCCAGTCGCGTGCGCGCCAAAGACGCCACGCTGTACGCGTTTTCCGAGGAAGCGCAGGCGTGCGCCGAGAACTTCATGGGATGGACGACGCTGGCAAGCGAGCCTCCGTGCCCTGTCGCCAGCATCCAGGCGTTCGCCGATGAAGCGGTTGAGCAGGGCATACGCCACGTCATACTCGTCAGCCAGGGCGGGTCGTTCCAGGCGCCTGCGACCATCAGCGCGTTCAACCAGATCGGCGTCGGCTGCGACAACCGCGTGGCCTTCCATACGCTCGACTCCGACTCGCCGGTGTGCGTGCGCGAGCTGTTCGCGTCCATCGATCCGGCCACGACGCTGGCGATCATTGCATCGAAGAGCGGCGGCACCATCGAGCCGCGGCTGCTGTTCGGCGTCGTGCGCAGGCATCTGGAAGAGGCGCTGGGCGCGGAAGCGACGCTTTCGCGGCTGGTGGCCATCACCGATCCCGGCTCTGCCCTGGAGGCGCAGGCGACGTCGGAAGGGTGGCGCGCCATCTTCTCGGGCGAGCCGACCGTTGGCGGGCGCTATTCGGCGCTTTCGGTGTTTGGCCTGGTGACGGCGGCGCTCATCGGCATCGACGTGCAGCGTTTCGTCGACCGCGCGGCTGAAGCCGAGCGTCGCTGCGCCGAGGATTCGGCCGACAATCCGGCGCTTGACCTGGCCGCGTTCCTCTACGACGCCTATGTCGACGGTCGCGACAAGCTGCTGTATCTGGCGCCGCCCGAGGGGCGCATGCTGTGCCCGTGGATCGAGCAGCTCGTGGCCGAATCGGTCGGCAAGCACGGGCAGGGCATTCTGCCGATGATCGAGTCCGACCCGCTGCTGCTGTCTTGCGACCGCGGCGACAGCACCGTGGTGGTCTATGACGCGCCCACGACGTTCGAGGACGACCGCGCCGACTTCCAGGAAGGCCTCAGCTGCATCGACGGGGCCGTGCCGCGTCGCGACTATCGCTTCGAATCAGTGTATGACCTGGCCGAACAGTTCATCATGTGGGAATACGCCGTGGCTATGACGGGACATCTCATGCAGGTGTGCCCCTTCGACCAGCCCGACGTGGCGCTTGCGAAGGCGCTCGTGCTGGATGTGCTGCGCGACGGTGCGCCTGAGGCGGCCTACACGGAGCCGGCTTTTGACGGTGCGCGTCCGGGCGTCATCGAGATGCGCCAGTCGCCCCAGTTCGCAGACTGCACTTCGGTGCGCGACTCGCTCGTGGCGCTGCTGTCGTCGGCCGAGCCGGGCGACTATGTGGCCATCGACGCGTTTCTGCCGTTCGTGGGCGAAGACCGCCTGAACGCTATGGAGAAGATGCGCCACGACATTGCCGAGGTGCTGGGCGTGGCGTCGTGCGTGGAGATCGGACCGCGCTACCTGCATTCGACCGGGCAGCTGCAGAAGGGCGGCAAGAACAACGGCGTCGTGCTGGTGCTGTCGGCCGACGAAACGAACGACATTGCGCTGCCAGCCGAGGCAGACTCGCTTGGTGTGCTGGCGAAATCCCAGGCCACGGGCGATTTTCTGGCGCTTCAGGACCGCGGCCGTCGCGTGGTGCACCTGCACCTGCCGGACAACGCGAGCGTTACGCTGCGCATGCTGGCGCAGCTGGTGTGCACGGCGGTCGCCGCAGCGAGCATAGGCCGTGAGCTGGGCGTGACCGAGTAG